TGGCCTACCGCGACCTCGGCGCTGTTGGCCTTGATCCCACGGACGATCTCCGCCGCGCAGTCCGATGCCGTCATCATTTTGCCGCCGCGTCCCGAGGTCATATTTGTCGCGACGAGCGGCGGCAGTGCTTCCATCACCTTCACGCTGCTGGCCCGTAGCTGATAGCGGATCGCCTGCGTATAGCTGCGGAGCGCCGCCTTCGTCGCGCAATAGATTGGACCACCCGCGCGCGGCGCGAGCGCGAGGCCCGAGGTGATGTTGACGATCATCGCATCGCCCTGTGCCTTTAACTGTGGCAACAGGTGGGTAATCACTGCGATCGGGGCATAGAGGTTCGTGTCGATACATTGTGCCGCGCTGGCGAGCGACGGGATGTCGTCGAGTTCATAGTCGCTGCCGACGCCCGCATTGTTGACGAGCAGCGCGAGCGGCTTGCCGGCAACGCCCTCGACGATCGCATCGATGCCGGACTGTTGCGACAGGTCGCCGGCAATCGTGCTGAAGCCCAGTGCCGCCATCGCCTGCAGCTTTCCGGCCGATCGTCCCGTGACGATTACCTCGGCGCCGAGCCCCTGAAGCTGAAGCGCGATTTCGCGACCGATACCGTCGCTTCCGCCCGTGACGAGCGCGAGCTTTCCGCGAAGTTCCATAAGACCCCTCCTATGTTTTACCTCGCGCACTATGGCGGGTCGCATCGCCATCGCCTACATGCAAAATCATGGCCCGCCCCAATGCTCCCGACCGATTCAACGAAGAAAAAGCGACCTATGTGATCCGCGGCGGCGACGCCGAGGGCGACCAACCCGACCTCGAGCGCGGCGCCGAGGCGATCCGCAGCGTAGTGCGCAAATTGCCGACGCGTCCCGGGGTGTATCGGATGCTCGATGCCCGCGGCGACGTGCTTTATGTCGGCAAGGCTCGGGCGCTCAAGAACCGGGTAACGAACTACACGCAGGTCGCGCGCCTGCCGCAGCGGCTGCAGCGGATGGTGTCGCAAACGCGCGCGATGGAGATCGTGACGACGACGAGCGAGGCTGAGGCATTGCTGCTCGAAGCCCAGCTCATCAAAAGATACCGCCCGCCGTACAATGTGCTGCTGCGCGACGACAAAAGCTTTCCCTTCATCTTGCTGCGCACAGACCATGATTTCCCGCGGGTGCAGAAGCATCGCGGCGCC
This sequence is a window from Sphingopyxis sp. USTB-05. Protein-coding genes within it:
- a CDS encoding SDR family oxidoreductase, whose protein sequence is MELRGKLALVTGGSDGIGREIALQLQGLGAEVIVTGRSAGKLQAMAALGFSTIAGDLSQQSGIDAIVEGVAGKPLALLVNNAGVGSDYELDDIPSLASAAQCIDTNLYAPIAVITHLLPQLKAQGDAMIVNITSGLALAPRAGGPIYCATKAALRSYTQAIRYQLRASSVKVMEALPPLVATNMTSGRGGKMMTASDCAAEIVRGIKANSAEVAVGQTKLLRLVHSISPALARRIMIQY